Part of the Methanofastidiosum sp. genome is shown below.
AGTGGAAGGTGACCAACACCAATCTATTATGCTTGTATTCATTTTCACTCTAATTTTTGCCCTTTTTGCATCTTTTATAGGGCTTCATGAAGTTGTTGGTTCATTTATTGCTGGATTAATACTTAGTAGGATTAAGGAAAAGGAAGACCCAATGCTATCTTTTAGGATAAGATTTAATGAAGTAACTAGTGAGATGAATACCTTAATGAGGTTTTTCTTTATGCCTCTCTTTTTTGTATATATTGGATTATTATTTAATCGAGAAAATACTCAAATAAATATACCGCTAATAATTTTATTATTTATAGGGGCCATGGGCGGAAAAATAATAGGATGTGGATTAGCAAGTAAAATTTCTAGATTAGACAATAGAGATGCTCTTCTAATTGGCGTAGGTATGTGTGGAAGGGGATCATTGGAACTTGCTATTGTGAGATATGGGTTTTCAAATGGCGTGATATCAAGTGAATTGTATTCATCAATTGTAATTGTAACTCTACTTTCTATAATAATAACTCCAATATTATTTGGAAAATTAATAAGAAAATCAGATGTGTATTTCTATGATGTCTCCGTCCCTTAATACATGTTCTGGACCTACTCTTTGACCATCAAATTTAGCGGATTCTCCCCATACTCTTGCAAATTTAAAATTTTTATAGAGATTTTTATGAACTTTTTTTGCTGCGTCAAGTGCTGTTGAATCAATTTTCATTGGCATTGCCTCATTATCAAGTTCCCCACCGGGAGAGCGAGTATATACTCTTATAATTCCTAAAATAGAAAAGATTTCAGAAGGTAAAATATCTAGATTAACAAGATTAATGGCTGAAACTGGGATAATTTTGAAATTATTAACGTGTTTCTGAAGTCTTTCAAGCCCTTCTTTACTTCCTGGCAAATCTCCTTTAGTTCCAACAATTATGGCTCTTTTATATTCTAACGAACTGTCCAAAACTTCAAATATATCTGTTAATGTGACGGGTTCTTTTATTGTGATTATAGCATTGTGAACTCTTTCTTCTTGAAGAATTTTCTTGACATCTTGAGAGTTACATTCAACTAGGAAATTCTCTCCAATTATCTCTATACCGCCTGTAGGTTGTTTTTGTATTTCTATGTTTGGAACTTTTTTATTGAGTCTAAGTCCTTTTGCTTCAAGTTCGTTTAATATAAGTTCAAGATCTTTTACTGGATCAATTGACAAATCAACTGTTATGATAATAGCATCGACAGCCCTAATTGCACTAATTAATGGCCCCCCCATACCTTTTCCAAGTGAAACGCCTTCAATTAATCCAGGCATATCAACAAGTTGTATCTGAATGCCTTTGTATTGAAGCATTGCAGGTGTTGGTTTAACTGTAGTAAAAGCATAATGTCCAATATCAACATCTTTTCCAGTAAGTTTATTTAAAATTGTAGATTTGCCTGAGTTTGGAAGTCCCGCCAAAGCTACTTGAGCTGCACCTTCTTTTCTGACAAAGAAACTAGTTCCCCCAGAACCACCTTTTTTTAATTCCTTTTCTTTTTCTACTTCTTTTTTTAATTTAGACAAGTTTCTTTTAATCTGAAGCTGCATCTTTTCTGTACCTTTGTGTTTAGGTATAGTACTAAGCATGAGCTCAAGAGCTACTAGTTTTTCTTTGGACGTTTTAGCAGACTTATAGGTATCTTCCGCTTTAAGGTATTCTGGAGTAACATTTGCAGGCATGATATCAAACCAAAATCTTTCTATGGATATAAAAGACTTATTTATAATACTTTAAAAAAATTGAGATTATAAGTTATAATCATAAAGTAGCAAGTAGAATAGGAAAATATAATTATTTTAATTGTTTGATCCCTATTAAGAACTTGTCACCATCTATTTCCCATTCCTTGTCTATATAGTTTCCTTCTTTGGAAAATACTAACGATTTGCTCCTTGTTTCACGTTTAATATAATCTTCGTGTAGTTTTAAATCAGATTCAAAATTAGATTGTACATAAGAATTAATGTATTCCTCAACATTTAGATTGGCTTGTTTCCTCATTTCTTGAATTCTTCTTATCACTTCTCTTGCAATGGCCTCAGATTTCAATTCTTCGGTTATTTCGGTATATAAATAAACTCTACCATTTTCGAATTCGCTTAATTCATATCCTTTTGGTAAGAGATAATTAAATGTAACGTCTTCAGGAGTTATCTGGAACGTATCAAGATTAAATAGACCTTCCTTTTCAAATCCGGATTTAATTAAGCAAGGATTATGTGTCTTTATGAGTTCAACGACTTTTTTTGCGTCCCCTTTAAACTTAGGGCCAAGTGATTTATGATTTGGAAGTATCTCAAGTTCCTGTATAACTTCACCAATTACAATATCTTTAACATTAATCTGCTTCTTCATTATTTCAGATAATGCCAAAACTGCTATTTTAACAGTTTCATCTTGAGTTTCAACTATAACTTTTGACATTGGCCATCTTAATTTAATACCTGCTTTTTGTCTTGCATGTAATGTACCTTCAATTATACTCCTAAGTATAGACATATTTAATTCCAATTCTGAATCAATTAATGAAGGGTCATGTTTGTCCCAATCAGATAGGTGAATTGAGGAGTCATGGACAAAGTTTTTGTAAATAGCTTCAGAAATAAATGGAGAGATTGGAGCTAAAAGTTTTGATAATCTCTTGAATACGTAGAATGAAGTAACGTAAGCACTTATTTTTTCCTTATCGTCACCTTCAAGCCACATTCTTTCTCTTACGAGTCGGATATACCATCTAGAGAGATCTTCTAAGATAAATTCCTTTATTTTTCTAGGGATAAAGTGTAATTCTAGCGTGTCAAAGTTTTCCTCAACTTCTTTGGTAAGGGTATTAATTCTAGAGAGTATCCACTTATCTTCATCTCTAAGATGGTCCTTAACATCCTTCAATGGCGTGTTGACATCAAACTTATCAAGTGACATATAAAGTGTGACAAATTTATAGGCATTCCATAATATGTTAAAAGTTCTGTAAATACTTTCGACATTTTCCCAGTTAAACTTAAGTTTATCCCAAGGGGCAATTTCCCACAATAAATAGAATCTTGTGACATCAGCACCATACTTAGCCATAACATCTTTTGGATCAACTACATTTCCAAGGGATTTTGACATTTTTTGACCATACTGGTCCAAAACAAAGTCATTCATTAAAACTTGATTATATGGAGCCCTATCAAAAACAATAAAGCTCTCAAGCATTAATGTATAAAACCAGCCTCTGGTCTGGTCAAGTCCTTCTGTAATGAAATCTACAGGGAATAGTTGGTCAAATTTATCAGTATTTTGAGGATATCCCAGAGAACTCCATGTTGAAGCCCCAGAATCAAACCAAACATCAGCTATATCTGGAACACGTTTCATCTTTCCAGAACATTTTGGGCAGTTAAGAAATACTTCATCGATATATGGTTTATGAAGATCCTCAGGGACCTTCCCACCTAGGGATTTAATTTCTTCAAGAGAAGAAACAACGGTAAATTCCCCACATGAACATTCCCATATCGGAAGAGGTATTCCCCAGAACCTCTGCCTTGAAATACACCAGTCCCTTGCTCCTTCAATCCAGTTATGGAATCTCTTTTCACCGTCCCAATCAGGTACCCATTTTACTTTTTTATTTTCTTTTAATATCTGATCCTTAATGGCTTCTACTTTTACAAACCACTGATCAGAAGCCCTGTATAGCAAGGGGGATTTACATCTCCAACAATGAGCATATCTGTGAAAGACTGAATCTCTAAATACTAAAAATCCTTTGTCTTCAATATCATCGATAATTTGATCATTAGAATCTTTTATGTAGATATCTTTGTACTTTCCGGCTTCTTCTGTAAAGTTACCAGTTTCATCAACAGGAGAGAATATTGGTAGCTTGAACTCTACACCTGCGCTATAATCTTCGGGCCCATGACCTGGTGCTGTGTGAACACATCCAGTACCATCTTCTAATGTTACATAATTTGTTAGAATAATTGTATGTGCATTTGGCTCCTTGAATTGTTTATGAATTGGAACATCGTCATCTAGAATATGTCTATATTTAAGGCCTAATAGTGCTTCTCCTTTCAAAACTTCAATTATCTCGTAATCTTCAACTTCAAATAGAGTCATTAGTTTATCCAAAAGCTCCTTTGCTACAATCCAGACCTCATTTCCTGCTTTTACCCTTACGTAGTCATACTTTGGATTAACAGCTACAGCTACATTAGCGGGAATGGTCCAAGGAGTTGTGGTCCATATAATAATATACTCGTCTTTTTTTCCAATTAATGGAAATTTGACATAAATTGAGTCGTCTTCGACATCTTTGTATTCATCAGTCGATTCATAACCAGAAAGAGGAGTTTCGCATCTTGGGCACCAAGCAACTGTTGCTTTACCTTTATACAATAGATTTTTTTCCCAAGCTTTCTTAAAGAAAAACCAAGAAGCCTCTATGTAAGAATTAGATAAGGTCATATAGGGATTTTCAAAGTCTCCTATCATCCCAAATCTTCTGTAAAAATCAATCCATATCTTAAGGAAGGACAATCCCCTTTCCTTACATGATTTAATAAATAGTTCAGTTCCAATCTTTTCAATATCACTTTTTGTCTTAGTGCCTAATATCTCTTCGACCTTTACCTCAATAGGAAGACCGTGCATATCAAATCCAGGCTGATGCCAAACGTTATACCCATTCATTGACTTGTACTTTAAGACAGGATCCCTCAAAGCTCTAGTTCTAGCGTGACCAATATGGGGCATTCCATTCATATAAGGGGGCCCATCAAGGAAGAAAAATTTAGGGCCATTAGATCTTAATTGCTTTAATTTGGCATAGATATCTATGTCTTCCCATTCCTCTAGTATTTTTGTTTCTAAAGAAACAGGATTATAGTCTTCAGGCACCTCAGAAACCATGAAGTCAATAATTATAGACGTTTTAAAGGTTTTTGGTGAATCTAATCTTTTCTTTCATGAACAAACTTAGGAACAGCATGTTTTAATGGATCAAAATTATCTATATTTTTTATTTCAACACATTTCATGGAAACTTTAGAATGGAGAGTTGATGGAAGCCTCAATATTCTTTTTACATCAACTGTAACTTTACCATCAACTAGGGATGCATTTATTTGTTCTATGTGACTTAATAAATCATTTTTAGTCTTATCGCCAATGCCTTTAATGTCTAAGAAATCGGCATGACAAGTTTCTAATTTTGAAATAATGATTTCTTTATCTGAAAGAAGGGCATTGGTAATATTTTTGCTAAAAGGGAGATCTTTCTCCTTCATTTTATTAAATGTTAGTATAAACATTTTTCTATAAACAGCAGGATATCCATGAGATAAGAAAAGATCTTTTGACCTTTTAGAGCCTGTAACATATTCGAGAATCTCTGACCTTCTTTCAAGAGGGAGAACTTCTTTATCAACTACTCTTAAGTGATAACCTCTACCTGAGTAAACTAAAAATAATCGTTTAATCCCCAAATCATCTGTCATCGTGTCTTTTATATTTAGAACTATTTCCTTAGCTTCTGACAAACAATTTTCACAAACATTTCCATCTTTACACTCGCAGTTTTTGACGGCCAAGTCTTTTGCATCTATATCGAAAACTAGTTCAGCGCCCTTCCAGTCTTCCCTATTTTTTGGTTTTGAATAGTAAGAAACGCTGGTGCAGACTGCATATGGAAAATTTTTAATTAAAAAATCAGCAAATTCACCAACTGTATCAAAGGCCTTATATCTATCATTATACCCATTTCCATCATGGTCAAATGCAAATTCTCTTTCTGTTATTCGCTCAACTATGAATCCAGGAACGTCTTTTTCTTTCCATTCTTCATGGTAATATATCTTCCTCTCTCTTAGAGAAGCCTCCTTAAAATCCATAACTCACCTTACTTATGCGCCAAGATAGCGGTAACACCGTTAGAATCTATCTTATCAATTCTAACGAATCCGAATCTTTCAAATTGGACTATCTCCCCTTCTTTTAATGAAGAGACCCCTTGTTCCCCATATCCCTCAATTGTGGTAAGAGAATTTGGGTTGATATTTTCCCCTTCATATAGGACACCAGGAACAATTACAGAGACTTTGACATTCTTGTCCGAAACCCACTGTATCTTTTTCACTTTAGAAAGTTCATCTTTAGAGGATTTTTCATCTGTGCACATAGCTTTAATCAAATTAGATTGAACATCTGTAACTAATATATTGTAAAGATCTTTTAATCGAATTATTTGGTTCTTCTTTATATCTTTAAAGTCATTACCTGAAATGTAAAATTTACCTGTAATATCAACATTTCTAAAACCCCTATCGAAATCTGGATGACGTTTTAATTGGATAGTTTGATAAGATGCATCAATTACATCTAAAAACTTAGGTTCGGGTACGAAGTAATATCTATCAGAAGTTGAATCGATTACCTTCCTGTTCAAGGATTCTATAAGTGACCAATCAATTTCAGGCTCAGATTTCGAAAGGCCAATCTCCTCTGCCACCATATGAATAGCTTCAGGAGTTATACCCCTTCTTTTAAGGCCACGTATTGTTACAAGCCGAGGATCATCCCATCCTGAAACAACATGCTCTTCAATTAAAGGTCTGATTAGCCTTTTGGATGTAGGTGCTCCTTTAACTGTAAATCTAGAATATTCGATGATCTTGGGATTTCTTAAATTCAAAAGCCCCCTAATATGATCCTGTAATTCAATTCTAAGAGCAAACTCATTACTTCGAAGAACATGAGTAACACCAAGAACAGAATCTTCAATTGCACAAGCAAAGTCATAAACTGGCCATATCCTGTATTTGTCTCCTTGAATTGGGTGGGGATGATCAACAACTCTTAGCATTGTTGGATCACGCATGACAGTGTTTTTTGAAGCCATGTCTCCTCTTAGTCTAAGAGAATATTTTCCTTCTTCGGCGGATTCCATTTCCTTCCATAGAGAAAGGTTATCTTGAACTGAATTAGAAACACAAGGACAATCCTTTGACTCATATCTTAGCTTGGATACATGTTCTGGATCACAATTACAAACGTAGGCTTTTCCCATATTGATAAGGTCTAAAGCGTATTTATAGTATAGTTCCATGTCATCAGACATGTTTCGCTCCTCATCCCAAGTTATTTTTAGCCATTTTAGATCCTGTTTTATCGCATCATAATACTCAAGTTTTTCTTTCTTTGGATTTGTATCATCAAATCTTAGTATAACTTTACCACCATATTTTTTGGCGTAATAATAATTAAAGTAAAATGACATGCCATGTCCTATGTGGGGATAACCATTTGGTTCTGGAGGGAGCCTAGTAACAACTTTACCCATAACAGCTCCTTCTAGGGGGGGAAGTTCTCTAGGAGCTTCCTTTTCTTTAGGCTTCTCTGAGAAGTATTCTGGATATACTTCCCTTAACTTATTTTCAATGTCTTTATTGGACATTTTAGAAATCTCATTAATATAATTTTCAACGGCCGAGATAACATCTTTTGCCTGTTTCCTCATTTCAGGGAGTTCGGCCATAATTTTTCCAGTAACGGCCTTAGAATTAGGAGTACCACCGTATTGAAAGGCGTTAATAAGAGTATATTTAAGTGCAAGTTTGTGTAAATCTTCACTCATTTGACCACAAAAGAAAATATTATTTCAATATTAAAAGGTTACCAATAGTTTAAGAAAAGAATAAATTAGTTTAGATTATTTTGTAACTTAAGTTTTTTTATGGATGGTAGCAAGTATGCCAATCCAAATATTATAAATCCTATAAAGCCAAACGGAGGGGGCATTAAAAAAGCTACAACAATACCTATTCCAGCTAAGATCATGCCATCTCTGGTACAAAGTGGACATCCGCCTGTTGAACAAGACTGGCCTTTTTTTATAGACGATTGTTTTTCCATATTAGAAAATATAGATCAATATTTATAATAATTTCCGTGAATAATTTATCACATATTAATTTGAGAAATACTAGCTTCAATATATTATTAATATGAATAATTACCTCAATAAAAATTAAAAGCGAAAGATTTATATACTTTAAGTTAGGTTAACATATAGTGTAGGAAATAAAGAGGTGAGCCAAATGACATGGTTTGACATTATGGAAGATATGAGAAAAATGCAGGAAGAAATTGAGAGAGCTTTTCCTGAATTTTGGAGAAGAACGCCATTATTAGTTCCAGGTGAATCAAAAGAAGGTGAAGTAGTAAAATACAGAAGGCCATTAACAGATCTAAAGGAAACAGAAAATGAGTTTATAGTGGAACTTGAAATGCCAGGGATTACCAAAGATGACATTGACATAAAAGTAACAGAAGACTCAATTGAAATAAAAGCGGAAAAGAAATTTGAAAAGAAGGAAGAGGATGAGAAAAAAGGATACTTCTTCCAAGAAAGAAGATACCAAGGATTTTATAGATCAATTCCATTGCCTTCAGGGATTAAACCTGAAGAAACAGAGGCAAAATTTGATAACGGCGTACTTGAAATAATAATGAAGAAAACAGAAGAAAAAGAAAAAGCATTAAAAGTAAATGTTAAATAATTTACTTTTCTTTTTTATATTTTATATAAGCCTATGTTGAATCGGAGGAACATACCCAGATACTTTCTTTATTTTGAAATCATTTTCTAGAAGAGCTTTTATTTGAGTTGGTGGAACCCCAGAAGATATTTCTCTTGTCCTTCCATATCTTCCCTTGCTTACAACTTTAGCGTTAAGTATACCAAGCATGTCTAGTTCAGAGATTAAATCAGATACCCTTCTTTGGGTAAGAATATCAAGCTTTAAGATGT
Proteins encoded:
- a CDS encoding Hsp20/alpha crystallin family protein produces the protein MTWFDIMEDMRKMQEEIERAFPEFWRRTPLLVPGESKEGEVVKYRRPLTDLKETENEFIVELEMPGITKDDIDIKVTEDSIEIKAEKKFEKKEEDEKKGYFFQERRYQGFYRSIPLPSGIKPEETEAKFDNGVLEIIMKKTEEKEKALKVNVK
- a CDS encoding isoleucine--tRNA ligase; this encodes MVSEVPEDYNPVSLETKILEEWEDIDIYAKLKQLRSNGPKFFFLDGPPYMNGMPHIGHARTRALRDPVLKYKSMNGYNVWHQPGFDMHGLPIEVKVEEILGTKTKSDIEKIGTELFIKSCKERGLSFLKIWIDFYRRFGMIGDFENPYMTLSNSYIEASWFFFKKAWEKNLLYKGKATVAWCPRCETPLSGYESTDEYKDVEDDSIYVKFPLIGKKDEYIIIWTTTPWTIPANVAVAVNPKYDYVRVKAGNEVWIVAKELLDKLMTLFEVEDYEIIEVLKGEALLGLKYRHILDDDVPIHKQFKEPNAHTIILTNYVTLEDGTGCVHTAPGHGPEDYSAGVEFKLPIFSPVDETGNFTEEAGKYKDIYIKDSNDQIIDDIEDKGFLVFRDSVFHRYAHCWRCKSPLLYRASDQWFVKVEAIKDQILKENKKVKWVPDWDGEKRFHNWIEGARDWCISRQRFWGIPLPIWECSCGEFTVVSSLEEIKSLGGKVPEDLHKPYIDEVFLNCPKCSGKMKRVPDIADVWFDSGASTWSSLGYPQNTDKFDQLFPVDFITEGLDQTRGWFYTLMLESFIVFDRAPYNQVLMNDFVLDQYGQKMSKSLGNVVDPKDVMAKYGADVTRFYLLWEIAPWDKLKFNWENVESIYRTFNILWNAYKFVTLYMSLDKFDVNTPLKDVKDHLRDEDKWILSRINTLTKEVEENFDTLELHFIPRKIKEFILEDLSRWYIRLVRERMWLEGDDKEKISAYVTSFYVFKRLSKLLAPISPFISEAIYKNFVHDSSIHLSDWDKHDPSLIDSELELNMSILRSIIEGTLHARQKAGIKLRWPMSKVIVETQDETVKIAVLALSEIMKKQINVKDIVIGEVIQELEILPNHKSLGPKFKGDAKKVVELIKTHNPCLIKSGFEKEGLFNLDTFQITPEDVTFNYLLPKGYELSEFENGRVYLYTEITEELKSEAIAREVIRRIQEMRKQANLNVEEYINSYVQSNFESDLKLHEDYIKRETRSKSLVFSKEGNYIDKEWEIDGDKFLIGIKQLK
- a CDS encoding TGS domain-containing protein gives rise to the protein MPANVTPEYLKAEDTYKSAKTSKEKLVALELMLSTIPKHKGTEKMQLQIKRNLSKLKKEVEKEKELKKGGSGGTSFFVRKEGAAQVALAGLPNSGKSTILNKLTGKDVDIGHYAFTTVKPTPAMLQYKGIQIQLVDMPGLIEGVSLGKGMGGPLISAIRAVDAIIITVDLSIDPVKDLELILNELEAKGLRLNKKVPNIEIQKQPTGGIEIIGENFLVECNSQDVKKILQEERVHNAIITIKEPVTLTDIFEVLDSSLEYKRAIIVGTKGDLPGSKEGLERLQKHVNNFKIIPVSAINLVNLDILPSEIFSILGIIRVYTRSPGGELDNEAMPMKIDSTALDAAKKVHKNLYKNFKFARVWGESAKFDGQRVGPEHVLRDGDIIEIHI
- a CDS encoding glutamate--tRNA ligase translates to MSEDLHKLALKYTLINAFQYGGTPNSKAVTGKIMAELPEMRKQAKDVISAVENYINEISKMSNKDIENKLREVYPEYFSEKPKEKEAPRELPPLEGAVMGKVVTRLPPEPNGYPHIGHGMSFYFNYYYAKKYGGKVILRFDDTNPKKEKLEYYDAIKQDLKWLKITWDEERNMSDDMELYYKYALDLINMGKAYVCNCDPEHVSKLRYESKDCPCVSNSVQDNLSLWKEMESAEEGKYSLRLRGDMASKNTVMRDPTMLRVVDHPHPIQGDKYRIWPVYDFACAIEDSVLGVTHVLRSNEFALRIELQDHIRGLLNLRNPKIIEYSRFTVKGAPTSKRLIRPLIEEHVVSGWDDPRLVTIRGLKRRGITPEAIHMVAEEIGLSKSEPEIDWSLIESLNRKVIDSTSDRYYFVPEPKFLDVIDASYQTIQLKRHPDFDRGFRNVDITGKFYISGNDFKDIKKNQIIRLKDLYNILVTDVQSNLIKAMCTDEKSSKDELSKVKKIQWVSDKNVKVSVIVPGVLYEGENINPNSLTTIEGYGEQGVSSLKEGEIVQFERFGFVRIDKIDSNGVTAILAHK
- the priS gene encoding DNA primase catalytic subunit PriS, which gives rise to MDFKEASLRERKIYYHEEWKEKDVPGFIVERITEREFAFDHDGNGYNDRYKAFDTVGEFADFLIKNFPYAVCTSVSYYSKPKNREDWKGAELVFDIDAKDLAVKNCECKDGNVCENCLSEAKEIVLNIKDTMTDDLGIKRLFLVYSGRGYHLRVVDKEVLPLERRSEILEYVTGSKRSKDLFLSHGYPAVYRKMFILTFNKMKEKDLPFSKNITNALLSDKEIIISKLETCHADFLDIKGIGDKTKNDLLSHIEQINASLVDGKVTVDVKRILRLPSTLHSKVSMKCVEIKNIDNFDPLKHAVPKFVHERKD